One genomic window of Papilio machaon chromosome 17, ilPapMach1.1, whole genome shotgun sequence includes the following:
- the LOC123721909 gene encoding uncharacterized protein LOC123721909 gives MVHRASTINNENTVHSFNTFGANEVQQIIATSAQRSPESNFRHQDKGSTVWTGEDKVEIEVCSDKPEDEYEERSKFEERYYALMAQARNLLCRDGAADDGRSVAGSICKQAGESFQHNFIRLPKIDLPRFHGSYQCWLEYRDTFLSLIHSSASIDNISKFHYLRASLSGAALDIITNIDFKGDNYLMAWQLLCDRYDNSRLLVHNHVQALFNVEQVVKESSLCLRRLLDTINKNIRALKTLNEPTQYWDTLLW, from the exons ATGGTCCATCGAGCCTCAACAATCAACAACGAAAATACAGTCCACTCATTTAATACGTTTGGAGCGAACGAAGTGCAGCAAATTATCGCGACATCGGCTCAACGGTCGCCGGAGTCAAACTTCAGACATCAAGACAAAGGAAGTACCGTGTGGACAGGGGAAGATAAA GTGGAGATTGAGGTGTGTTCCGACAAGCCAGAGGACGAATACGAGGAACGTTCAAAATTCGAAGAGCGTTATTACGCGCTGATGGCGCAAGCGCGCAATCTGCTGTGCAGAGATGGTGCAGCAGATGACGGCCGCTCTGTTGCAGGTTCGATATGCAAACAAGCAGGTGAATCATTCcaacacaattttattcgCTTACCTAAAATTGATTTACCTCGCTTTCATGGTAGTTATCAGTGCTGGCTTGAGTATAgggatacatttttatcattaattcaTAGTAGTGCTTCTATCGATAACATAAGCAAATTCCACTATTTACGCGCCTCGCTCTCGGGTGCGGCGCTCGACATTATTACGAACATAGATTTTAAAGGTGACAATTATTTAATGGCGTGGCAGTTGCTATGTGATCGATATGACAATAGTCGCCTATTAGTGCATAATCACGTGCAGGCATTGTTCAATGTTGAACAGGTTGTCAAAGAATCGAGTCTTTGTTTACGTCGTTTGCTtgatacaattaataaaaatattcgagCGTTAAAAACATTGAACGAGCCGACGCAATATTGGGATACGCTT CTATGGTGA